One window of the Nicotiana tabacum cultivar K326 chromosome 4, ASM71507v2, whole genome shotgun sequence genome contains the following:
- the LOC107800623 gene encoding WUSCHEL-related homeobox 5-like: protein MEEGMSGFSVRARGGCGGGGGTKCGRWNPTNEQVKVLTDLFRSGLRTPSTDQIQKISSQLSFYGKIESKNVFYWFQNHKARERQKRRRVLVDEPKDDGIHFSCQDNNITSTKHFSEIYNYNQGSEQPERVKETLQLFPLNSLSESESEKLRFFAEECKENAAFSYNIGAEMDHPTLDLRLSFL, encoded by the exons ATGGAAGAGGGAATGTCAGGGTTTTCGGTGAGGGCACGCGGTGGTTGTGGCGGCGGAGGAGGGACAAAGTGTGGGCGGTGGAATCCCACGAATGAGCAAGTAAAAGTACTAACTGACTTGTTCAGGTCAGGACTCCGTACCCCAAGTACTGATCAGATACAAAAAATATCTTCCCAACTTAGCTTTTATGGAAAGATTGAGAGTAAAAATGTCTTTTATTGGTTCCAAAACCATAAAGCTCGGGAAAGACAGAAACGTCGCAGAGTTTTGGTTGATGAACCAAAAGATGATGGAATCCACTTCTCCTGCCAAGACAATAATATCACTTCAACCAAAC ATTTTTCAGAGATATACAATTATAATCAAGGGTCCGAACAACCAGAAAGAGTAAAAGAGACTCTGCAACTCTTTCCACTGAATTCGTTAAGTGAATCGGAGTCAGAGAAGCTAAGGTTTTTCGCAGAAGAATGCAAAGAGAACGCGGCGTTTTCATACAATATTGGGGCAGAAATGGATCATCCAACTTTGGATCTGCGTTTAAGCTTCCTGTGA